The nucleotide sequence ATTTCGAAATACACGATAAACGAGTAGGAGAACAGTAAGTCTCTTCCATGGGGATGGAGTGGATTGAATGATAGGGGTTAAACTTTGTTTTTTTGGAAGAACCTATAGCTAAGAACACACATTTGTCCCTCCACTCGATCAAGTTCTTCTCTGGCGATATACGCCATGGGATTCACGCTATTTTACCCTCCAGTTCACATTAAACCTTCGTTGCACATTTGGCATTTGAAGTCAATCTATTCTCGGAGTCCAAATAGTCCCCACTGGCAGTGATTAAAAGGGGGTGGGGTCGAAGGTTTTAAGAATACGTTAAACTCTGTTCTTATTGGGAGAGGGTCGGACACATTATTTATATCCATCgccccgccccccccccctccggccGAACAAAATGAGCTATCACTAAACCTATTCGTGGAATCAAATCGTAGCCACATTGCGCGATATTTTGTACGACATTGCTTCATCATATACGAATTCCTGGTTAGAATTCTGCTAAGTGGTAAATACGACTCACCTTGTTGTAGtgattgaaaaatatgaaacaaatacaCAGCCCAAAAGAGTTATGGACTGTACATGTGTCCTTTAATTGGTAGTCGTCATAGCtagtaatttttattttgacagcATGTACTCACCTTGATACGCCCACAGTCTTTATTTTGTAGGTGGCAGAATATGTATGGCCTCAAGTTGGTCGGCGGTCGTATGGGTGCGGGTTTTGATAGTAGTGGTGGGAATGGGGGATACCGATGTTGTCATTAAATTCAGTGGAGACGTGCTCTCTCAATGGCCTTCCTTCGAGTAACTGTGACTGCTTACCGTTATAGACAATACATTGGGTGTTTTTGTCTTGATTAGCGCTTTTCAAAAGCAACTATAGACCCTCAACCGTGATTTGTAGCGCGACTAAACTATTAATTAACACATTAACACATGCAAACGCGTGTGGGTGTGCGTGTGTAAATCTTCGTCAAAATTCCCTAAGCCTTTATATTTActgagaaattaaaaaatgattaCCCATAGTCATGTAATTTGAGTTTTAAATAAGCAAATCCGAATGATAAAAAGTTTTTTGTAGGACACAGACTCCCCCCACACACTTTACCTGCGTGTGGTAATATGATGGCATGATTTAAACGAAATTGGTGGctacaaataaatacaacaaactGTATGGGTTATGCAAGCAATAGCTTGAATTTAACAATTGACCCAGAAAGACAAAGTtacggtcaaaggtcaataccTTATTATAAAGAAAGATAGCACTTGATGATATAGGGATGGACACTTGAGTGAAGTCTCTCTATattgatatttacaaaaaagGCAACAGTGAAAACTCGAAGCTCTTGCGTATGTTGTAGGATTTCCTTGTTATACATTGTCAGGGTCACGCTTTCTAAATTCCACCTGTTATGATATGACTGCCTATCGtttacatgcaaattaggtctaaaatcaccagaactactgggcagattggtctgaaatccGGTGTAGCAGTTGTAGTCTCTTAAATGATGAACAGATAAATAATTGTGCATGACCTGATGACAtatgttgatatgcaaattgagtgtaaaaaaaaaccttttcaGTAAAATATACTGTGCAGATTGGGATATTTGGTATTTCTAACGAGTGCCTAGATAATAAATTATTCTATAGAATGGACTGAACCGGGACATGGAAATCAGGttcaaacaaattatatttttgataaatacggaaactattgggcagatttGTTAtaagtttacatcttgtttGACTGTTCATTAGATtgcaaaactgaaataattgtAGCTAGTCTTTCAAATCGATGTGCGAATAtcctcatacatacatacatacatacatacatacatacatacagacatacagacatacatacagacatacatacatacatacatacatacatacatacatacatacatacgtaaacaatataaataaaataacactttACAACTTACATTTAATAAATCTCACACCACAATACAATTATATTGCATGACTGAAAAGATGGCTCATTTCGACTGAGCGCCTATTGACACGTCACTTAACctcttgaaataaaaatatataaaagtgtACTGCTGTGATGACATTACGTTTATAGTCAATCTCTTTGGTTGTTAGACAAATAAACACTCAGTAACAGCACAGTTCCAATGTTTGGTATCTTCGTAAATTGTTCTATCTATGCTTTGCTTGTCGTTCAGTGCACCATACTTGTTCAGACTCTCTGGATAAAAGAATTCTGATAATCGTCACTTAGCTGCTTAGAGGTAGTTGTGTCTCTTCTATGTGGTCAACATTTGTACGGTCCTCATCATGTTTCGAATACTGCCCCCGAAAATCGAGATTTCAATTTTCGTTTCGTTTTATTCTCAGAAGAGAACGTACGTTTTCCAGCTATACATTGAGATATAATGGTGTTATCATTGCTAAGAAATTAGGCCGAACAAAAATATTGCATGGTTTCgattatgttcaattttagaatatgtgtgataggtagattttttattctatttttaaattttttttttgtcatatgtatgtgtctagtttagttagttatgttttccgttattttttttatatcgtttatgtgttattggtttcttcttatcagatgtacagccattacaaattggaagaacagatTTCTATTTCTAATGATgttagtttccgcatccattattttttgcgagacttcacataattttcgcgattttattttttttcttgaatacataaaacaaagtttagggtcgcTGTataaaactaggtggggttgggtaaccggaactaaaCTTATTTTATTCCTTAAATGGATGTTGATGTTGTTCAATTGACGTAATTTGTTATGGATTGCCAATGTTTATAGTATATTCCGTTATTTGATCAGTTACTGTTTTGAGGCAAGACAATTAACACAAGTAGTAGagtgatatgtttttttttttacaactttgtATCATCTTCAAATGCTTGAGTCGTGGTAGATGTATCATTGGATGTGGTACCGTAGACTTGCTTGTCACCATCGTTATTGTTAATCACTTGTGTTGCTTCTATTCCAGACTGAATTCCATTGCTCTCTTTCCCTGATTTTACCTTTTGATCTTCCTCATCTGTTTTCCCATAATTTTTCCTGTAAAAGAATCAAATTTAGTGCTGTCCTATTAATATAAACCTAATTGCAACCAAATCtgaaatatgaatatacataaatatttgattGATGCAAAAAAGAATGCCAGGAATCGAAGTTGTAAATAAACGGTGAAATCATCTTGTACGCATGAGCAGATCACTCACTTATAGGTTCGTGTCCGAAAATCATGATAGATTCTGTGGATTTGATTTTAACACAGGCGCAGTCGAATTTACCCGTATGTGAATATGAGAAGGATCATGACCTTAGAACAGCGAGAATAACGTATTAACAATGGTATTTGGGACACAGTGTGATATTTGACTCAAATATCGAAATTTACCAATATCAAAGTAAagataaaacagaaaaaaatacttatCGGTATCCTAGTGTCCTAGTGATATAATCAATGTTAGAAATATGGTTATATGTCTAATATCCATAGTTCAACTTGAGCCAACTCCTATCCTACAGAGAATCAAGTCGAGCACTTATAATACTATTTGCCCAGAGACCTGGCTACCCGGCTTCACAATGTCGAATCATATAGAAAAGTCTCAAGGCTATACCACATGTAACTGTCATTCTTGGCAAACAATATTGTGTTGACTTACGTCCCAAACAATTCTCCTTCTTCGATCGTTTCTGGTAATTTTCGATTTTTCGTTTCTGGTAACAAGAGTGCTACCATCCCGGCAATCACTGATGTACTACCCATTATAACGAATGGTAACGGAATCCAGTACACATCCAATAACATCACAAATGGCGATATTACACTACCAACACGAGCTGACATGGACGATATGCCCATTCCTGCATTTCTGTGAGATCAAATTGGCAAGTAAAggacatacatatagacagacagacagacagacagacagacagacagacaaacagaaagaatggaagataataaataaatgaataaagtgATAAAATGTATTCAAGTAAATAGCCAGTAAAACAAGCTGATCAAGTTAATTGGACAATGGTTTGGTTTGTGTTCAAAGGCGAGGAGGCTCTTGGTGTCAAAAAACCATATGAGGGCATTACGATCAACAGCTCTCAACTCCTCAGACATCAGTAACATTTTAGATTGCGAGCATTTAGAATaacaacaaaaagaaataatGCAAATTTAACATGTTGTGTAAATGAGACAAagacaatgaaatattgaaataatagtGTTTTCCCAAACCAAACAtatctacacatacatgtacaccctcCCAACATCGATTACCTGAAATCATTACGAATCTCCCTGAATCAAAACGTGATGGTTCTCATACCTGACGACTGTTGGGTATATTTCAGCACCATACACGTAGACAATGGCAAATACTGCAGCAACACATAGTTTGGCTACCATAGCTATGGCTACAGATAGTGCAGTATTTTCTGGAAGAAGATGGTGAGCATTTCATATGAGGTTTGCACTTGTTCATGTACCCGCATTTTCCATGACacacatttcatgtacacagtTACTTCAGGATTAGATCGTTCATCGTTCGTCTAATAGTGAATGTTGAATCTGTAAAGACACAGTCGACGACCCTCTATCTATCACAAAAAAACACTTACAATTGCCCTCACCAATACTGGCTTCGTATGATCATGATAGCTATTCTAGAAAGGGACACATATCGAAGACccttttttcttttcctttatagTTTACAAAGTTATTGAAATAGACTTCGTGTGATGCAATGttacatacatctcacaaaagTATTTAAATCTAACTTACCAGGAGGTACGCTAAGCATTAAGGCTATACCACCAATTACAGAGAGACTACAAAGAGTCCAACGTCGACCTATCCAGTTCATAAACCCCCATGCCAATAAACGTCCAGGAATTTCTACAAAACCAGCCAAGATGAATGTTGTGTACGGATTTTCTCCAATCTGGTCCGTGTTCAGTGAGATGCCATAATACACGAAACTACACGAAAACCTGGGGTGATAGAAGTTACCGatacaaattatatatctaATCTTGTCTGATTTCAATATAATCTCACTTTAATTGCTCAATAtattatcaatttgaaatttcaatgTCTATTCCTCTGATgaatataatgttttttttccatcaatACAACCAGAatgcaaatattatattatgacaacattaaatattaatattataaggTAATTAAATGTTGGCGCAATGGATGACAAATGCTtaatacactttttgtcataaaacattagcatttgggtgtttgagacacacaattcttgtttgaaacacacacaatccttgttcgaaacacacacaatcctggtcataagagcttagcatttgccgttttgtgcagcaatttactctaaaacagggCACATCAAATCAGggcacatcaaaagatgcgtcagttccaggcgacaaaacaaacactccagtcgaaaccacaccaacttgtgtctgcatcaactctcattgacggaacccttgatgtctactgttttagagtaaattgttgcagaaaacaaccaaatgctaagctctagaccagaattgaggtgttcgaaacacactgtATCCTGGTCATAAAAGCTTAgggattttctgcaacaattgactctaaaacagcacacaccaagggccgtcaacacggattgacagttcgggtagtctacacgacgggtgttttcggtgaccaacagagagagagagagagagagagagagagagagagagagagagagagagagagagagagagagagagagagagagagagagagagagagagagagagagagagagagagagagggtataaatggggcatcgtacccatagtctcggagggtgatctgaaaaagtaccccctttTTACAATCACACGTTTTTCACATCTTTCTGTATTGtcaatttcatacattttaaatTGTCCGTTATTGCACCTATAACCATTACTTTCATACCCTTAGACTTACCAATTGAAACACATAAGGAGGGTCCTGAATCGTAACCTGGGAGTTTTCATTAGGTCCATCAGTGTGTACTTACGTTCCTGCAAAGATAGTCAGATCAGAGACAGAGTCAACAACCATATTCTTCATATTAACGTGAAATAcagacatgtttgttttttcctgAAAACATCACTTGAAACACTGTCAGACTGGTGGATAAGAAAGTTAGctaatataaacatttttttatagtCAGTACAATATACGTTCTTATGAAAGCCGGGAAGGGACATCCGAAGTCTGAAGTCCCTTCTCAACTTTCTTACGTTAACATTCAAAAAGTCCGAAGTCTGGAGTCCCTTCTCAGCTTTCGTACGTTATCATTCAAAAGTCCGAAGTCTGAAGTCCTTTCCCGGCTTTCGTACGTTATTATGCATGCCTTCATTTCTTGGTTTAGATTGTTAATAGTTGATATGAGGGTGTCCATTTATTGAGTCAAGCACTTATTCGCTATCATTATTCGTTGGGGGAACTGGATACTATCAAGCTTTGCAGTCCGAAATTCAATTGGTTAATTTCTTTCTATGATCCCCATGCtctgaaatttgattttgaaaatctGCGTTCATTTTCACTTGCTCATCCTTTTAGCGTCCGTCTTAAACATATAACACTCGTAAAATAAATGAGATTTCAAAGTGCCCAAGCTTTCCTCTCCAATATActctgaataaaataaatacatagatGAGTGTACCTTTGGCATGTCGACTTCACtttttgatttcaaatacattttcttttccTCTTCAAAAATATCATCCGGCAACGTTGTCTTATTAAACTTAGCAAAACGCTTGAGGACTTTCTCACACTTGTCATATTTGTGTTTTTGCATTAACCACATCGGGGATTCAGTGACAGCGCTGTATACGGTAGAGAAGGGGAAAGAACACACATTAACACAGTGGCAAGATTGGTATCCAGAAAGCATTTTTGCATTACACGATAATCAGAGCTGTAACGTTAATTTTGTCTTTGAAAGAGGTCTCAAACAATATACCACCTTTTAAGGGGTGGTTTATAAGTCAGTATCTTGTTCATTCGTTATTGTTATCAACCAGCGAATATTGATGGTGATACAAAACAAGTAGGTATTCCTTCTTTCAGTATGTTCTGACTTTGCCTTTGGTAAAATAGGTAGAGTCTACTGTTAATAGTAAGTTATAATAACAGGCTAACGTTAAcggttttttttaaacatcgAAACAGGAACCGCCCTAGTATCTCAGACTTACAAGATGGAAGGTATATAAAGAGCCCAGATAACTCCACAAATCAACAGAATTGTTCTCCAATCTCCACCGGTTAGGAAAGCTATCACTCCCAGTAACATGTAGAAAATACTAAAACCAACATGGGTTAAGCTACCAGCCATCGTCCTGTATTCGATTCCGACCATTTCCATTACTTttcaaatgtaatgtaaaaatgaCTTTAATAA is from Glandiceps talaboti chromosome 1, keGlaTala1.1, whole genome shotgun sequence and encodes:
- the LOC144433993 gene encoding organic cation transporter protein-like; translation: MTQFEEVLGTVGAFGRFQMFQYIFIFIVGGSTAFYQLGNTFYSASADHYCRVYSNQTFADVSPVKNCTIPYTTDGDDIVWNKCKRYDVNISQEVSTDVCFPRSDDTLSCDQGWVYDKTWYENTVVFEHDLVCEKDWMKQLSKSIVPLGNLVGVVVSGQLSDIFGRKPVYVVSLFLSVAIAIATSFTTSYTLFVIGQFCLGAFPHSLFVTCQVMVMEMVGIEYRTMAGSLTHVGFSIFYMLLGVIAFLTGGDWRTILLICGVIWALYIPSIFAVTESPMWLMQKHKYDKCEKVLKRFAKFNKTTLPDDIFEEEKKMYLKSKSEVDMPKERKYTLMDLMKTPRLRFRTLLMCFNWFSCSFVYYGISLNTDQIGENPYTTFILAGFVEIPGRLLAWGFMNWIGRRWTLCSLSVIGGIALMLSVPPENTALSVAIAMVAKLCVAAVFAIVYVYGAEIYPTVVRNAGMGISSMSARVGSVISPFVMLLDVYWIPLPFVIMGSTSVIAGMVALLLPETKNRKLPETIEEGELFGTKNYGKTDEEDQKVKSGKESNGIQSGIEATQVINNNDGDKQVYGTTSNDTSTTTQAFEDDTKL